In bacterium (Candidatus Blackallbacteria) CG13_big_fil_rev_8_21_14_2_50_49_14, the following are encoded in one genomic region:
- a CDS encoding 2-oxoacid:ferredoxin oxidoreductase subunit beta — translation MSENTTLTKKDFASDQEVRWCPGCGDYAILNSIQSLMPTLGIPKEKIVFVSGIGCSSRFPYYMSTYGFHTIHGRAAAIATGLKTINPDLSVWVITGDGDSLSIGGNHFIHAIRRNLDVNIILFNNEIYGLTKGQYSPTSPTGLVTKSSPYGSLERKFSAASLSIGAEATFFARTIDAEPKYMQEILTRAAAHKGTSVVEVLQNCVIFNDGAHKHITDRASKEENQLRLEHGKPMVFGAKRDKGIRLNGITPEVVTLGENGITEADLLVHDERAQEPTLAYFLSRMRPPEFPAPLGVFRSIEAPSYSEQVHRQIEDVREKKGAGDLRKLLYSGDTWEVKEKQ, via the coding sequence ATGTCAGAAAACACAACCCTTACAAAAAAAGACTTCGCCTCTGATCAAGAGGTTCGTTGGTGTCCGGGCTGTGGCGATTATGCCATTCTGAACTCGATCCAATCCTTAATGCCCACGCTCGGAATTCCGAAGGAAAAAATTGTCTTTGTATCGGGAATTGGCTGCAGTTCTCGTTTCCCCTATTATATGTCTACCTATGGTTTTCACACCATTCATGGCCGGGCCGCAGCCATTGCCACGGGCCTGAAAACCATCAACCCCGATCTTTCGGTTTGGGTGATTACAGGGGATGGGGATTCGCTCTCAATCGGTGGCAATCACTTTATTCATGCGATTCGCCGCAATCTCGATGTGAATATTATTCTCTTCAATAACGAAATTTACGGTCTGACCAAAGGTCAGTATTCGCCCACCAGTCCCACAGGGCTGGTGACAAAATCCTCCCCCTATGGTTCTTTGGAGCGGAAATTTTCAGCAGCCAGTCTTTCGATTGGCGCAGAAGCCACCTTCTTCGCCCGCACCATCGATGCTGAGCCCAAATATATGCAGGAAATTCTGACCCGTGCAGCAGCCCACAAAGGCACTTCCGTGGTCGAAGTTTTACAAAACTGCGTGATCTTCAACGATGGTGCGCATAAACATATTACAGACCGTGCCAGCAAAGAAGAAAACCAACTGCGCCTTGAACATGGCAAACCGATGGTTTTTGGTGCCAAACGCGACAAGGGGATCCGCTTAAATGGCATTACGCCTGAAGTAGTCACCCTGGGTGAAAATGGCATCACCGAAGCCGATTTACTTGTGCACGACGAACGTGCGCAGGAGCCGACCTTGGCCTATTTTCTCAGTCGGATGCGTCCGCCTGAATTTCCTGCTCCTTTGGGGGTCTTCCGCTCGATTGAAGCCCCCAGCTATTCGGAGCAAGTGCACCGTCAAATTGAAGATGTCCGGGAGAAAAAAGGAGCAGGCGACCTTCGTAAACTGCTCTATTCCGGTGATACATGGGAAGTAAAGGAAAAACAATGA
- a CDS encoding 2-oxoglutarate ferredoxin oxidoreductase subunit alpha, producing the protein MTTKSRLELDQVTIRFAGDSGDGMQLTGTQFTNTSAIVGNDLATFPDFPAEIRAPAGTLPGVSSFQVQIGEVEIYTPGDEPDVLVAMNPAALKVNLPILPKGATVVIDESQFTSRNLEKAGYASNPLEDSSLEGYRLIKVDVTKLTLNALESLEIDNRSKGRCKNFFALGMMYWMYNRPLGPSKDWIDRKFSKKPLLAEANKLAMQAGYNYANTAELMPSSFEIKPASIEPGTYRSISGNQSLALGLIAASRQAGIPLFLGTYPITPASDILHELSKHKEYGVITFQAEDEIAAVCASIGASYGGGLAVTSTSGPGICLKAEAMGLAVKTELPLVIIDVQRAGPSTGMPTKTEQSDLMLSLYSRHGESPLCVLACSKPTDCFEVALEAARIAVTFMTPVILLSDGYIANGTGPWKLPDLDQLPEIQVRRPSDPTEFKPFQRNETHLARSWAIPGMPGFEHRIGGLEGQENTGNVSYDPLNHEKMSLLREEKIQRIADFIPEQEVTGEDSGDVLVISWGGTYGAVFSAVQQLQREGKSVSHAHLRYLSPFPRNLESLMKGFKKILVPELNLGQLAKVLKYTYEQPIESLCKIQGQPFKIREVKQKIEQLLEQEKE; encoded by the coding sequence ATGACTACCAAATCCCGCCTCGAACTGGATCAAGTTACGATTCGTTTTGCCGGAGATTCCGGAGATGGTATGCAACTCACCGGAACTCAATTTACGAATACCTCAGCCATTGTCGGCAATGATCTTGCCACCTTTCCCGATTTCCCCGCTGAAATTCGCGCCCCAGCCGGAACCCTCCCAGGGGTCTCCAGCTTTCAGGTTCAGATTGGTGAAGTAGAAATCTATACCCCTGGCGATGAACCCGATGTTTTGGTAGCAATGAATCCTGCCGCCCTCAAGGTGAATTTGCCGATTCTCCCCAAAGGGGCGACCGTTGTGATTGATGAATCTCAGTTTACGAGCCGAAATCTTGAAAAAGCGGGATATGCCAGCAACCCCCTGGAAGACAGCAGTTTGGAAGGCTACCGGCTGATCAAAGTTGATGTCACCAAGCTGACCTTAAATGCCCTCGAGTCCTTGGAAATTGACAACCGCTCAAAGGGGCGCTGCAAGAACTTCTTTGCCCTGGGCATGATGTATTGGATGTACAATCGCCCCCTGGGCCCGAGCAAAGATTGGATTGATCGCAAATTTTCGAAAAAACCCCTTTTGGCTGAAGCCAATAAACTTGCCATGCAGGCCGGTTATAACTATGCCAATACGGCAGAATTGATGCCCAGTTCGTTTGAAATCAAACCTGCATCAATTGAACCAGGCACCTACCGCAGCATTTCAGGCAACCAGTCTTTGGCCCTGGGTCTGATCGCAGCTTCCCGACAGGCCGGGATTCCCCTGTTTTTAGGCACCTACCCAATTACCCCCGCCAGCGATATCCTGCATGAGCTTTCCAAGCACAAAGAGTATGGTGTGATCACTTTTCAGGCCGAGGATGAAATTGCAGCGGTTTGCGCCTCAATCGGTGCCAGCTATGGGGGCGGACTGGCCGTCACCTCGACCTCTGGGCCTGGCATCTGCCTCAAGGCTGAAGCCATGGGTCTGGCGGTCAAAACAGAACTGCCCCTGGTGATTATTGATGTCCAGCGAGCAGGCCCCTCAACCGGCATGCCGACCAAAACCGAGCAATCCGATCTCATGCTCTCGCTCTATTCCCGCCACGGAGAGTCTCCTCTCTGCGTACTGGCCTGTAGCAAACCCACAGACTGTTTCGAGGTGGCCCTGGAAGCAGCCCGAATTGCAGTGACCTTCATGACCCCTGTGATTCTGCTTTCCGATGGCTATATTGCAAACGGAACCGGCCCCTGGAAGCTCCCGGATCTTGATCAACTGCCTGAAATTCAGGTCCGTCGCCCCAGTGATCCCACTGAATTCAAACCTTTTCAACGCAACGAAACCCATCTTGCCAGATCCTGGGCCATTCCCGGCATGCCTGGTTTTGAACACCGAATCGGAGGCCTGGAAGGTCAGGAAAACACGGGCAATGTCAGCTATGATCCACTGAACCATGAAAAAATGAGTCTGCTACGTGAAGAAAAAATTCAACGCATTGCAGATTTCATTCCCGAACAGGAAGTCACGGGCGAAGATAGTGGAGACGTGCTGGTGATTAGCTGGGGAGGCACCTACGGTGCAGTTTTCTCAGCCGTACAGCAGCTTCAGCGCGAAGGAAAATCTGTTTCACATGCCCACCTGCGTTATCTGAGCCCTTTTCCACGCAATCTTGAGAGCCTGATGAAAGGCTTTAAAAAGATTTTGGTTCCCGAACTCAATCTGGGTCAATTGGCCAAGGTCTTGAAATATACCTACGAACAGCCGATTGAATCTCTCTGTAAAATTCAAGGACAGCCCTTTAAAATTCGGGAAGTGAAGCAAAAAATTGAGCAACTGCTCGAACAGGAGAAGGAATGA
- a CDS encoding alpha/beta hydrolase: MTHWFFLRGLIRESGHWLQFPRQFKQAQPESDLHFLEIPGTGHRFQEKSPTSIAGMVEALQADFLRQNSETSAKPWILSISLGAMITLEWLVRYPDQFAGAVLINTSLRGLSPVHHRLQPHNYPWILRLLLVTRDLEARERHLLRLVSNEPHHHLIAASKFAKIQHIRPISRENALRQLYAASQYQLGSKPKQTPILLLNSEGDRFVNPECTRALAKFLELPYQSHPHAGHDLPLDAPEWVIEKILDWQKSLRAS, encoded by the coding sequence ATGACCCATTGGTTCTTTTTAAGGGGCTTGATTCGAGAGTCAGGCCATTGGCTTCAGTTTCCCCGCCAATTCAAACAAGCCCAGCCAGAGTCCGATCTGCATTTTCTTGAAATTCCCGGCACAGGTCATCGTTTTCAAGAAAAAAGCCCCACTTCGATTGCGGGCATGGTAGAAGCCCTTCAAGCAGATTTTTTAAGGCAGAATTCCGAAACTTCAGCCAAACCCTGGATTCTCTCGATCTCTTTGGGGGCCATGATCACGCTGGAATGGTTGGTGCGCTATCCAGACCAATTTGCAGGGGCTGTACTGATCAATACCAGCCTGCGCGGGCTCAGCCCCGTGCATCATCGCCTGCAACCGCATAATTACCCCTGGATTCTGCGCCTGCTACTGGTCACCCGCGACCTGGAGGCCAGAGAGCGTCATCTGCTCAGACTGGTCAGCAATGAACCTCACCACCATTTGATTGCTGCCTCTAAATTTGCAAAGATTCAGCATATCCGGCCCATTTCACGCGAAAATGCCCTGCGCCAACTCTACGCAGCCTCACAGTACCAACTCGGAAGCAAACCCAAGCAAACGCCGATTTTACTGCTCAATTCCGAAGGGGATCGTTTCGTCAACCCTGAATGTACACGCGCTTTGGCAAAATTTCTTGAACTCCCTTACCAGAGCCATCCCCATGCCGGGCATGACCTGCCCCTGGATGCTCCAGAATGGGTGATTGAAAAAATTCTCGATTGGCAAAAATCGCTGAGAGCCAGCTGA
- the mce gene encoding methylmalonyl-CoA epimerase codes for MQGFRLDHIGVAVKSLEQALPFWQSLMGLEVLKSEEVPTEKVKVAFLNTGECHLELLEPTSDESPIAKALEKRGPGIHHVCLKVQGLPELLEKLEAAGVQLIDKVPKPGANHKRIAFVHPKATGGILLELSEDMPETKS; via the coding sequence CTGCAGGGGTTTCGTCTTGACCATATTGGCGTCGCAGTCAAAAGCCTGGAGCAGGCCCTGCCTTTCTGGCAAAGCCTGATGGGTCTGGAAGTCCTCAAAAGCGAAGAAGTGCCCACTGAAAAAGTAAAGGTCGCCTTTCTGAACACGGGTGAATGCCATTTGGAACTGCTTGAACCCACTTCAGACGAGAGCCCGATTGCCAAAGCCCTCGAAAAGCGTGGCCCTGGAATTCATCATGTTTGCTTGAAAGTACAGGGGCTGCCAGAATTGCTCGAAAAATTGGAGGCAGCCGGAGTACAGTTGATTGATAAAGTGCCCAAACCTGGCGCCAACCACAAACGCATCGCTTTTGTTCACCCCAAAGCCACCGGGGGAATTTTACTGGAACTCAGCGAAGACATGCCGGAGACAAAGTCATGA